The nucleotide window ATTTCTaggtaatttattatttagttttgaGTTATAATAGCAAGGGTTAAGTTTACTtcttaatttgtattttttttgttggtacTTAGGTTATTGCTGGTTGTTTGATGTCGATTGGGAAGACTTCCAAATTAGACGCGATTCAGGAGAGTGATAATATTGTTGCTATAAAGAAGTTAAAGGATTCTCTTAAAGAAAAGGGGGAGCAAACAAGCAAACTGAAAGTTGAAGTGAAAGGGTTGAAGGAGAGTTTGAAAAATTCAAAGAGTGAGTATAAAAAATGGAAGAGGAGCTAAAGTTGAATGAGGTTGAAGGTGATAAGTTCAAAGCCAGAATTGCCAAGTTAGAAAATGAGGTTTTAGGGGACTTTACACTAGGTTTCAACCGAGCTATGGCTCAAATTGGGTGATATCTCCTGAGTTGGATGTTTCGAAGTTTGATGTCACCAAAATCGTTGTTAATGGTGAGCTGTTAGATGATGATGTGTTGGTCGAAAATCAGGATGAGAGCGTGACTATTGGTCAGGAAGAGAAGTTGATGATTTGTTTTGTTAAATTGTTCTTTTGGAATGTTTTAGTATATAGTATAGCCACTTGTAGGCGTATTAGATATTTTGATGTTTGGTATTTGTAGTACGATCATACTCTGCTAGTTGAACGTATGGTAATTTTGTTATTTGATGAATATATTATGTTTGTATGAGgactttctttttatttgataaCTTTGGAACATAATGTTATGTTTTGGGATTGGTATACTATagaaatatttatttgaaatttgtgAAAGATACATGTCATTGATATAGTGTGGGAGACCTCATTAAAACctctccaaaaaaaaaaacccaatgGAAAAAACTTGTGAGTAGAAAAAAGCATGTCTTCCCTTGTTTATATCAGAGTCAAATAAAACAATGCTTAAGTGAAGAAATATTCCAGGTACCGGGTATGTTAGCACCTTTGAGTGTTTGGAGTGTGCACGCTCCTTTGCCGAGGACTTGTATTACTTGGTAAGGCCCTTCCCATATTGCGGCGAGCTTGCCATGAGTCGGTGGTTGTTTTGCCTCTTCTGTGCGCCTAAGGACGAGGTCTCCTTTGTTGAATGCTCGAAAATAGACTCTTTTATTATACTTTTGTTGGATTATTGTTTGCATGGATCGTTGCCTTATTGTTGCTCTTTCCCGATCCTTGTCGACTGTATCAAGCTCGAGTCTTCGTGTAATATCATTGTTAGCTGGGATAGTGTGCTCAGTTCTTACTGAGATAGCATCTGCACCATAAACAAGTTCGAAAGGtgttttatacgttgtgctttGTATGGTAGTATCGTAGCTCTAGAGAATTTATGGGATGAGCTCTGCCCATTGGCTTTTGGCATCTCCAAGTTTTTTCATTAAAGCCCGTAGGTGGACCTTATTAGCAGCTTTGGCCAATGCATTTGTTTGTGAGTGTTCTActgaaaaaaaatgatgtttGATGTGAAACCCTGTAAAAATGCTGCAAGGTCATGATCAACAAATTGCTAACCGTTGTTAGTTATAATAGAATTAGGTAAGCCAAAACGatagataatattttttcaatgaaattattttattttatcagcACCATTTTTGCTAATGGTTGTGCCTCTATCCATTTTGAGAAATAATTGATTGtgactaataaaaattttatctgaCCAGGGGTTTTAGAGAATGGTCCAAGAATATCTAGCCCCCCATTTGTAGAAAAGCAACTTGCCTCTAAACTGTGTAGCAATTTGGCTGGGTTATTGAATGATTGGGGAATGGTTTTGGCAATTGTCATAGTGTTTGACCTTATCTATCCAGTCTTATTTCATTGGTCAGTAATATCCTACTCTTGCAATCTTAGATGCCAGGTTGATTCCACTGATGTGGTTGCCACACACTCTCTCGTGGACTTCTGCCATTGCGAGGTTACTCTCATCTTTTCCAAGGCAACATAGTAGGGGTTGTGAGAATCCATGTTTGTATAATTCATCCCGGATCATTGTAAATAGACTTGCTCTTCTTTTAAATAATCTCGGATTGGTTGTTTCAAttgatatttttcttgtttgtatgAATTGCTTGTAAGGTTCTCTCCAATCCTGTATCTGTGAAAGACGCAAAACTGTTTTGTTGCTGATGCTAAGGTCAGCAAGGGTTAGTTGACAAACAATATATTCAGTCATATATTTTCTACTTGTTGATAGCTTAGATAAGGTGTCAGCTTGGGTATTGTATTTTTGGGATATTGTGATATTTGGAATGAAATAAATTGTGAAATAAGGCTTTTTACTAACATGAAGTATCTATCTAGCAATTGATCTCGGACTTGGAAATTACATGTTACCTATTGAACTACTAGCAATGAGTCGCGATATACTTGTAAGTGTGTAATGTTTAAGGATTTTGCTAACTAGAGGCTAGCCTGTAGTGCTTCATACTCTGCCTGATTATCACTTGTTGGGAAGGAGGATCAAATTGACTGCTCTGTACATAGATCATGATTATTGGTGCTTCTGAACCCTCTATGTTAGCGGCTCCATCAATGTATAAATGCCAAGTGTTGATGTATTCTAATTTTGTGGTGAACTCGGATACAAAGTCGAAAAGAGCCTGTGCCTTCAGTGTCATTCGAGGCTCATAATGAATGTCAAACAATAATTGTGTTgctatgaaaatgatgccttagtCTCCCTGTCGTGGTGATTAAGGCATATGCTAACTTTTCCATGTTTGAGTATCTTCAGTATcttttttagtgtaaaaaatattagaattaaatattaattgaatatttttttacaaattaaaagtatCTATACATAAGAATCTAATTATATCTttgatcatatattttttacgaaaaatatttcgttaattttaacctttttaacaggatctaattacaaaattaaaaatagtgtaaaaatttaattgataaaaaatataaagacctaaatacaaatttattaaaactatagaaactaataaaataattaaacttttaatatatcattatcttttaaaaaacaaaattgctgatacttgtttttttttttaaaaaaaatattataaaattttagtccGTTAAATGTTATattagatttgatttgaaattaatttcaaCATTATTAAGAGATACATCTAAGAAACGAAATTAATACCGTAAAAAAAGAAAggtttaattaacaaataatgaGTGACTACACGTTATACATAATGCAATCTTTTTTCACAAGATTAATGTgcatatatttagtttttttttttaataaggtACTTTAACgtacatatatttaattttctttaaaattaagtaatatatagattaaaaagtaatttattctttttagtcatgatcaaaattattaattaatttaattattctagaAGCCTTAGGAGTTACCCATTTTCAACGTTAAGCATTGTGTTGTCTCACGCACACCTCACACCTCACACCATGCAACACCCCTCCAGGCCCTCCTAACCTGTCATTAAAGTTATCTATTATTTCAACATTAAATtccaattaataataatattaccaAAATTAATACTGCatgattttttattgataattttaaattttcgatacattttttatttcaatatatttgaatatataggtttttttttttttgaaaatagatgTGTCATTTAtacttatttatataaaatcgaAACGTAAATTTATATTTGTGAACTTCAGATTTTTTATAATGTAAAAAGTAagttaaagaaaatataaatttgttaATATCTAATTAACTCATATATAATACGATGGCTATCTCACATTTTCTTAAGGTTCACTTTAATCTTTGTAAGTATATGCATAAGCGGTAAGCCATTTTATTAGTtctataaattttgataattaatataattttcatatGTAATAAATACGtgtaaaatatgtatttatcaATGTAATGATAGAAAACTCATTTATGAATTTAACATTACtttgaaatttataaaatataagaactaagaaaattaaaaagagaatgaaagaaaaaaaatgagagaaaaaagtgaaaatataTGCTGTTAAACTCATATATGGATTAATatgtcacaaaaaaatatatggattaatatattatttttctatttccttTTATCTGTCATTTTTTTAACAGCATCATTATTAAGAATCTTGAAAGCTAGagtaattaaaagataatattactaaaacattttaaaatttatatataagagaacaattttaaaaattttaatggaTTAACATACGGTGTAATTTATAGTAAAAAAAGTGTaagtaaacaataaaaatactaaataatataaataatagatatattagaTTTTCAATTCTCTAAGTATACagataattattctaatattaaaatttaagttgataatttaaaagtataataatatatttttattttattgaactaattttaaaatctattaTTCTTACTAATTACAAAAATCATTATCTATCTAACAAATTCTATATTATACGCAAAAAATTGACCACTAACCAATAATATATATGGGTGAAAAATGGAGTAATCTCATGTTCAAATTTATATTCAACTTAGATTCATatttataaacaaaatttatatgaaatatTGTCAGACTtaattcatattatttataattaatttcataaattataGAATCAAATTGCTAccgtaaaaatttttaatcagtctgctataaaatatttgattattcaCCTGTagaatgtttaattattttagtaatgGATCACTTTATTAGAAAAACATACTaactaacatatatttttagacataaatatataataattaatctaaaaaataattgaagtgTTCATACTTCATAGACACAgacattttttgttaattttataaattacggGTATATTTGATATCtcaatactattttttttttaaaaaggaatattataaaataaaactaaattaaagaataTGAAATGTAGAAATGACAGTATCTATACAAAGATATTTCCCTCTTAAAAATTGACCCAAACCCAACCCAAGAACAACTCAACactcactttctctctcttcttacCCATTCAACCAGTAACCCCCCTCAACGACTGTATATAATACGCCATCCCCACCGCATTCCCttactcttttcttttcctcttcccAAAAACACAAACCCACCATTTTGACTCttcgttctttctttctatttctttttaccATTTTGTCCCTAGTTTCATCTTCACTGGGAAAGAAGAATGGCAGTGGAGTTAATGGGATTCCCAAAAATGGACGACCCAAATAACAAAGCCATACAAGAAGCAGCATCCGAGGGCATAAAGGGAATGGAGCACCTCGTTCGCCTTCTTTCAAACCCTTCGCAAAACGACACCACTGACCTCACAAACGTCACCGTTTCCAAGTTCCGCAAACTCATTTCCTTACTTAACCGCACCGGCCGCGCCCGCTTCCGCCGTGCACCAATTTCAAATTCCTCAGACTCTTTAACCTTCTCTCCGGCGACCTTCACTCCTCCCCCGCCGCCGCCGCACTCACAGCCACAGCCACTGCCACTGCCACAGCCACAGCCGCTTGCGGTTGCTCCGGTCACCGTCCACCACCCTTCTCCTCTTCTTCCGCCGCAGACTCTCACTCTTGACTTCACCAAACCTAACAACAGCTTCCTCACCAACGTATCCAACAACGCCGGAACCAAATCCATGGAGCTGGAGTTCTCGAAGGACACGACGACGTTTAGCGTCTCGTCGAACTCGTCGTTTATGTCCTCCG belongs to Arachis duranensis cultivar V14167 chromosome 8, aradu.V14167.gnm2.J7QH, whole genome shotgun sequence and includes:
- the LOC107463084 gene encoding probable WRKY transcription factor 11; protein product: MAVELMGFPKMDDPNNKAIQEAASEGIKGMEHLVRLLSNPSQNDTTDLTNVTVSKFRKLISLLNRTGRARFRRAPISNSSDSLTFSPATFTPPPPPPHSQPQPLPLPQPQPLAVAPVTVHHPSPLLPPQTLTLDFTKPNNSFLTNVSNNAGTKSMELEFSKDTTTFSVSSNSSFMSSAITGDGSVSNGKLGTSIFLNPAGKLPLSSSAPAPAPVKKRCHDHHSDDVSGKVSGSSSKCHCIKRRKNRVKKTIRVPAISSKIADIPADEYSWRKYGQKPIKGSPYPRGYYKCSTVRGCPARKHVERAPDDPSMLIVTYEGEHRHSIQTAMQDNISSAGVGLVFGST